From a single Capsicum annuum cultivar UCD-10X-F1 chromosome 12, UCD10Xv1.1, whole genome shotgun sequence genomic region:
- the LOC107849931 gene encoding uncharacterized protein LOC107849931 → MATEELSDDSKEWHVVKNWRNAQKEKERERRRIRDRLRRQTMSNEEREKHLARRRRNYQLRRQKVLNNSSFSTSQNYDSTTSAGYSNEEENQAIVPVSGLEVQLSDATLSQEEPADTPSTLHQGVEERRCKVLTSTNILPLYQIRHLARLLNSLSSDNQETARTNLMSSDNVITESRSRRGMRLTEVKRLARSLNAN, encoded by the exons ATGGCTACTGAAGAGTTATCTGATGACAGTAAAGAATGGCATGTTGTAAAGAACTGGAGGAATGcacagaaagaaaaagagagagagcgTCGCAGAATTCGCGATAGATTGAGAAGGCAAACAATGAGCAATGAGGAGAGGGAAAAACATTTAGCTAGACGTAGACGAAACTATCAACTGAGAAGACAAAAAGTGTTGAACAACTCTTCGTTTTCAACTTCGCAAAATTATGACAGTACTACTAGTGCAG GATACTCTAACGAAGAAGAGAATCAAGCAATCGTCCCGGTTTCAGGACTTGAAGTTCAATTATCTGATGCTACATTATCACAAGAAGAACCAGCTGATACACCAAGTACATTGCACCAAG GAGTTGAAGAAAGGAGGTGTAAAGTGCTAACAAGTACAAATATTCTACCATTATATCAAATAAGACATCTTGCAAGATTGTTGAATTCTCTTTCAAGTGACAATCAAGAAACTGCTAGGACCAATTTGATGTCCAGTGACAATGTGATTACAGAGA GTAGATCGAGACGAGGCATGAGGTTAACTGAAGTTAAGCGTCTGGCGCGATCGCTTAATGCAAATTGA
- the LOC107851554 gene encoding pentatricopeptide repeat-containing protein At4g16470 — MLPLSRMKSLFCPLISKPTTMFVCRRYGVLSTFKNLNYAQTVNPMSKVCTFRCSTVQNCSQVRVLNSESLGKSEGSGEVHVIVGPMFAGKTTTLLKRIKSERSNGSFQANGVKNSLYLDETLKGLCFSGRVAEAFGILCRSGVQVEAETYSLVLQECIFRQAYKKGKRVHWQMITVGFVPNEYLTVKLLILYAKAGDLDTAHIIFDKLQFKSLISWNAMIAGYVQKGMEEVGLSMYHNMKQRDVLPDQYTFSSVFRACASLAVLNQGKQAHALLIKSQISGNIVVNSALMDMYFKCSSPSDGYLVFSKSLERNVITWTALISGYGQNGRIKDVLESFHRMIDEGFRPNHVTFLAVLSACSHGGLVDRGKEYFSSMMRDYGLRPRGKHYAAIVDLLGRAGRLQEAHEFVKNSRCGEHPVLWGALLGACLWNNVAEIRRLMKDTGVKKESVAIIKSDKDTRYGLDSIVTHDGDRLPCWPLANLSSFKQRCGPEAYSKLEVIGIDEAQFFEDLYDFCTEVADRDGKIVIVAGLDGDYLRRSFGSVLDIIPIADSVTKLTARCELCGERASFTLRKTEETRTELIAGAEVYMPVCRKHYVSGQVVKEAARSVLESQKIECSSIL; from the exons ATGTTACCATTATCAAGAATGAAGTCACTCTTTTGCCCATTAATTTCAAAACCCACCACCATGTTTGTATGTAGGAGATATGGGGTTCTTAGTACTTTCAAGAACCTTAATTATGCTCAAACAGTGAACCCCATGAGTAAAGTTTGTACCTTTAGATGTTCTACTGTGCAAAACTGTAGTCAAGTTAGGGTCTTGAATAGTGAGTCATTGGGTAAGAGTGAGGGTTCTGGTGAGGTTCATGTGATTGTTGGTCCTATGTTTGCTGGAAAAACTACTACTCTTTTGAAGAGGATTAAGTCTGAAAGAAGTAATGGCAG TTTTCAGGCCAATGGTGTAAAGAATTCCCTCTATTTGGATGAGACGCTAAAAGGACTCTGTTTCTCGGGAAGGGTGGCTGAAGCATTTGGAATATTGTGCCGCTCTGGTGTACAGGTGGAGGCAGAAACTTATTCCCTTGTTCTGCAAGAGTGCATTTTCCGCCAAGCGTATAAGAAAGGGAAAAGAGTCCATTGGCAAATGATCACCGTCGGCTTTGTTCCAAATGAGTATCTGACTGTTAAGTTGCTAATTTTGTATGCAAAAGCTGGAGATTTGGATACAGCACACATTATATTTGATAAGTTGCAATTCAAAAGCCTGATTTCGTGGAATGCTATGATTGCTGGATACGTGCAAAAGGGCATGGAGGAAGTAGGCCTGAGTATGTACCATAATATGAAACAGAGAGATGTACTTCCAGATCAGTATACCTTTTCATCAGTCTTTAGAGCCTGTGCCTCTTTAGCTGTCCTCAACCAGGGCAAGCAAGCACATGCGTTGTTGATTAAAAGCCAAATTAGTGGAAATATTGTAGTTAATAGTGCGCTTATGGACATGTATTTCAAGTGTAGTTCTCCGTCTGATGGCTATCTTGTGTTTAGTAAGTCCTTGGAAAGGAATGTGATAACATGGACTGCTTTGATATCAGGGTACGGACAAAATGGAAGAATAAAAGATGTTCTGGAATCATTTCATAGGATGATAGATGAAGGATTTAGGCCAAACCATGTTACGTTTCTTGCAGTTCTTTCTGCTTGTAGCCACGGAGGTCTGGTAGATAGAGGTAAGGAGTATTTTTCATCTATGATGAGAGATTATGGGCTTCGACCAAGAGGAAAACATTATGCAGCTATTGTGGATCTTCTAGGCCGTGCTGGAAGATTACAAGAGGCTCATGAGTTTGTCAAAAACTCACGTTGTGGAGAGCACCCAGTATTATGGGGTGCCTTACTTGGGGCTT GTTTGTGGAACAATGTTGCGGAGATAAGGAGACTGATGAAGGACACGGGAGTGAAAAAGGA AAGTGTAGCAATTATAAAGTCGGACAAGGATACAAGATATGGATTGGATTCCATCGTGACACATGATGGGGACAGATTGCCATGCTGGCCTTTAGCTAATCTATCGTCCTTCAAACAGAGATGTGGTCCTGAAGCATATAGTAAG TTAGAGGTCATTGGCATCGACGAAGctcagttttttgaggatctatatGATTTCTGTACTGAAGTTGCTGACCGTGATGGCAAGATTGTGATAGTTGCTGGGTTGGATGGTGACTATCTAAG AAGAAGCTTCGGTTCAGTCCTTGACATAATACCAATTGCTGATTCCGTGACCAAGCTTACTGCCCGATGTGAACTTTGTGGTGAACGTGCTTCTTTCACCTTGAGGAAGACAGAGGAGACGAGGACGGAGTTGATTGCAGGAGCAGAAGTATATATGCCCGTGTGCCGCAAGCACTATGTGAGTGGACAAGTAGTCAAAGAGGCTGCTAGAAGTGTTCTCGAGTCTCAGAAGATCGAATGCAGCTCTATTTTGTAA
- the LOC107850914 gene encoding heterogeneous nuclear ribonucleoprotein 1: MEMDPGKLFVGGISWDTNEDRLKEYFQAFGDVVEAVIMKDRITGRARGFGFVVFADPSVAERVVKEKHIIDGRTVEAKKAVPRDDQHITRNNGSTQGSPGPSRTKKIFVGGLASSVTESDFKSYFDQFGTITDVVVMYDHNTQRPRGFGFITFDSEEAVDKVLYKTFHELNSKMVEVKRAVPKELSPSPARSPFNGQNYGLNRVNNLLNAYTQGYFPSSIGNYGMRMEGRYTPLTAGRNGYSSFSPAELSMPTGLDSTLNPNYGGSGTFGSNYGRGISSFYNGNSNRYSSPIGFSPGRVGSGSMLNSVGWNPWDNESLNYGTSSANSTDFAGSVSGVAGYGALGGLGTIWGSSSISGQGGGNGSFGSGSIANSTEAVGAGYVRNSGNNAVNTSPYAPSKDANGGAFGNLYGNVGSSFYEDSAWRSTSPELDDSASFGYGLGNTDSLGYVGGCSVANRSNKGIAA, translated from the exons ATGGAAATGGATCCTGGTAAATTGTTCGTTGGTGGAATTTCTTGGGACACTAACGAAGATCGTCTCAAAGAATATTTCCAAGCTTTTGGTGATGTGGTTGAGGCTGTGATCATGAAAGATCGAATCACTGGTCGTGCTcgtggttttggttttgttgtTTTTGCAGACCCTTCTGTTGCTGAAAGAGTTGTTAAGGAAAAACACATAATTGATGGTAGAACT GTAGAGGCAAAGAAGGCTGTTCCGAGAGATGATCAACACATTACCAGAAACAATGGTAGTACACAGGGCTCTCCAGGTCCCTCTCGCACTAAAAAGATTTTTGTTGGAGGTTTAGCATCCTCAGTCACCGAGAGTGACTTCAAGAGTTACTTTGATCAATTTGGGACAATCACCGATGTGGTTGTGATGTATGATCACAACACACAAAGGCCTAGAGGCTTTGGATTCATCACCTTTGACTCGGAGGAGGCAGTTGATAAAGTTCTGTACAAAACGTTTCACGAACTTAACAGTAAAATGGTTGAGGTTAAGCGTGCAGTACCCAAAGAGCTATCGCCTAGTCCAGCTCGAAGCCCATTTAATGGACAGAACTATGGTCTTAACAGGGTTAACAATTTGCTTAACGCATATACCCAAGGTTACTTTCCAAGCTCGATTGGAAATTATGGAATGAGAATGGAAGGTAGATACACTCCTCTTACTGCTGGTCGGAATGGATATTCTTCCTTCAGTCCTGCTGAATTAAGCATGCCAACAGGCTTAGACTCCACATTGAATCCAAACTACGGTGGAAGTGGAACCTTTGGTTCTAATTATGGACGCGGAATCAGTTCCTTTTACAATGGGAATTCAAACAGGTACAGTAGTCCGATCGGGTTTTCCCCTGGAAGGGTTGGAAGCGGTTCTATGTTGAATTCAGTAGGATGGAACCCGTGGGACAATGAGAGTCTTAATTACGGAACAAGTTCTGCCAACTCTACTGATTTTGCTGGCTCCGTAAGTGGGGTTGCAGGATATGGTGCTTTGGGTGGACTCGGAACAATTTGGGGTTCCTCTTCAATATCGGGTCAAGGTGGAGGAAATGGCTCTTTTGGAAGTGGCAGCATTGCTAACAGTACCGAAGCAGTTGGTGCAGGTTATGTACGAAACTCGGGAAACAATGCTGTCAATACATCACCTTATGCTCCATCAAAAGACGCTAATGGTGGAGCTTTCGGGAACTTGTATGGTAATGTAGGCTCTTCGTTCTATGAGGACTCAGCCTGGCGTTCAACATCTCCAGAACTAGATGACTCTGCGTCCTTTGGTTATGGACTTGGCAACACGGATTCACTCGGTTATGTTGGTGGTTGTAGTGTTGCAAATAGGTCGAATAAAG GAATTGCTGCCTAG
- the LOC107850994 gene encoding ras-related protein RABA5a: protein MAFRSEEAQTEDYLFKIVLIGDSAVGKSNLLARFARDEFYPNSKSTIGVEFQTQKLDINGKEVKAQIWDTAGQERFRAVTSAYYRGAVGALLVYDISRRLTFENIGRWLNELQTHSDMNVVTILVGNKSDLKDAREVTTAEGKSLAEAQGLFFIETSALDSSNVAVAFQTVLKEIYNILSRKVMQSQELQKKDSGRLANGKTVVLKADDNQEAADTQAKKAGCCSS from the exons ATGGCGTTCCGTTCCGAGGAAGCACAAACAGAAGATTACCTTTTCAAGATTGTTTTGATTGGTGATTCAGCTGTTGGGAAATCAAATTTGCTCGCTAGATTTGCTCGTGATGAATTCTATCCCAACTCAAAATCAACGATAGGAGTAGAGTTCCAGACTCAAAAGCTGGACATAAATGGGAAAGAGGTGAAAGCGCAGATATGGGACACAGCAGGTCAAGAACGGTTTAGGGCTGTAACTTCTGCATATTACCGAGGCGCAGTTGGAGCTCTTCTGGTTTATGATATTAGTAGACGCCTGACTTTTGAAAATATTGGTCGATGGCTTAATGAACTTCAGA CTCATTCTGACATGAACGTGGTTACAATACTCGTTGGCAATAAATCTGATCTGAAAGATGCGAGGGAGGTGACAACAGCTGAAGGCAAATCCTTAGCCGAGGCACAAGGTCTATTCTTTATCGAAACATCAGCTTTGGATTCTTCAAATGTAGCTGTAGCTTTTCAAACAGTTCTTAAAGAGATCTATAATATCTTGAGCCGGAAAGTCATGCAATCGCAAGAACTCCAAAAAAAAGATTCCGGTAGGCTGGCAAATGGAAAAACTGTCGTTTTGAAAGCTGACGATAACCAAGAAGCAGCAGATACACAAGCGAAGAAAGCCGGATGCTGTTCATCGTAG